One window from the genome of Anopheles merus strain MAF chromosome 3R, AmerM5.1, whole genome shotgun sequence encodes:
- the LOC121595496 gene encoding histidine-rich protein PFHRP-II-like has translation MKCIIAVATVLLLAVGAAQADYAAKGYGKHGGHHVPCGSNLLFSCAPNVAHVPCVPAHGHDHHAPAPAYHAPAHHAPAHHAPAPAYHAPAHHAPAPAYHAPAPAYHAPAHKY, from the coding sequence ATGAAGTGCATCATTGCTGTCGctaccgtgctgctgctggccgtcGGAGCCGCTCAGGCTGACTACGCCGCCAAGGGTTACGGCAAACACGGCGGACATCACGTGCCGTGCGGATCGAACCTGCTGTTCAGCTGCGCTCCCAACGTTGCGCACGTGCCCTGCGTCCCTGCCCACGGACACGACCATCATGCTCCGGCGCCGGCCTACCACGCACCCGCTCACCACGCGCCCGCCCATCATGCCCCGGCCCCGGCTTACCACGCTCCGGCCCATCACGCTCCGGCCCCGGCTTACCACGCACCGGCACCGGCCTACCACGCACCGGCCCACAAGTACTAA
- the LOC121597413 gene encoding vitelline membrane protein 15a-2-like, whose translation MNTIVAAVILSIVVVGAMGDYAAPAKYEAPAKAYHAPAPAYHAPAHHAPAPAYHAPAPHHGGYAHHSAPVVHAYAAKAPHVKCGANLLVGCAPNVAHVPCVPAHGGHGGYAAPAHAPAMHHGYAAPAHGYRSFSEADQASAAFDFEE comes from the coding sequence ATGAACACCATCGTAGCAGCAGTCATCCTgtccatcgtcgtcgtcggtgcCATGGGCGATTACGCCGCCCCGGCCAAGTACGAGGCGCCCGCCAAGGCGTACCACGCCCCGGCCCCGGCCTACCACGCTCCGGCCCACCACGCTCCGGCCCCGGCCTACCACGCACCGGCTCCCCACCACGGCGGATACGCTCACCACTCGGCTCCGGTTGTCCACGCTTACGCCGCCAAGGCCCCGCATGTCAAGTGCGGCGCTAACCTGCTGGTCGGCTGCGCTCCCAACGTTGCCCACGTGCCGTGCGTCCCCGCCCACGGCGGACACGGTGGATACGCCGCCCCTGCCCACGCCCCGGCCATGCACCACGGATACGCCGCACCCGCCCACGGATACCGCTCGTTCTCCGAGGCTGACCAGGCTTCGGCGGCTTTCGATTTCGAGGAATAA
- the LOC121595495 gene encoding extensin-3-like: MKFLVAIAVCALVGVCAADSYGKPAYPAAPVAHTYAAQAPHVKCGANLLVGCAPNVAHVPCHPAHGGHQEYHHAPAPAYHHAPAPAYHAPAPAYHAPAKKEYHHAPAPAYHHAPAYEAKKEYAAPAYEAPKKEYGHHAAPPMHHGYEAKKPAYGGYGKRSSDFEAEMEE; encoded by the coding sequence ATGAAGTTCCTCGTTGCGATCGCAGTGTGCGCCCTGGTCGGTGTCTGTGCCGCCGACAGCTACGGCAAGCCGGCCTACCCGGCCGCCCCGGTAGCCCACACGTACGCTGCCCAAGCCCCCCACGTCAAGTGCGGCGCTAACCTGCTGGTCGGCTGCGCCCCCAACGTTGCCCACGTGCCGTGCCATCCCGCCCACGGTGGACACCAGGAGTACCATCATGCGCCGGCCCCGGCCTACCATCACGCACCGGCCCCCGCTTACCATGCGCCTGCCCCGGCCTACCACGCCCCGGCCAAGAAGGAGTACCATCACGCCCCGGCCCCGGCCTACCACCATGCACCCGCTTACGAGGCGAAGAAGGAGTACGCCGCCCCGGCCTACGAGGCACCGAAGAAGGAGTACGGCCACCATGCTGCCCCTCCCATGCACCACGGATACGAGGCCAAGAAGCCGGCGTATGGCGGATACGGCAAGCGCTCCAGCGACTTCGAGGCTGAGATGGAGGAATAA